The following proteins are encoded in a genomic region of Streptomyces sp. SLBN-31:
- a CDS encoding ABC transporter ATP-binding protein, with protein sequence MATITTLAKADESVEHAARIAHVSKSFATPAGQQLVLDDISLDVAPGEFVTLLGASGCGKSTLLNLVAGLDEPSAGTITTDGRPALMFQEHALFPWLSAGKNIELALKLRGVPKPERRRRAEELLELVRLKGAHGKRVHELSGGMRQRVAMARALAQDSRLLLMDEPFAALDAITRDVLHDELTRIWAETGLSVLFVTHNVREAVRLAQRVILLSSRPGRIAREWRVGIPQPRRIEDAPVAELSLEITDVLRGEIRRHGQH encoded by the coding sequence ATGGCCACGATCACGACGCTCGCCAAGGCCGACGAGTCGGTCGAGCACGCCGCCCGTATCGCGCACGTCTCGAAGTCCTTCGCGACCCCCGCCGGGCAGCAGCTCGTCCTGGACGACATCAGCCTCGATGTCGCCCCGGGCGAGTTCGTCACCCTCCTGGGGGCCTCCGGCTGCGGCAAGTCCACCCTGCTCAACCTGGTCGCCGGCCTGGACGAACCCAGCGCCGGCACCATCACCACCGACGGCCGCCCGGCCCTGATGTTCCAGGAACACGCCCTGTTCCCCTGGCTCAGCGCGGGCAAGAACATCGAACTCGCCCTCAAACTCCGCGGAGTTCCCAAGCCCGAGCGACGCAGGCGGGCCGAGGAGCTGCTGGAGCTGGTGCGGCTCAAGGGCGCGCACGGCAAGCGGGTGCACGAGCTGTCCGGCGGCATGCGCCAGCGCGTGGCCATGGCCCGGGCGCTCGCCCAGGACAGCCGGCTGCTGCTGATGGACGAGCCCTTCGCCGCGCTGGACGCCATCACCCGGGACGTGCTGCACGACGAACTGACCCGCATCTGGGCCGAGACGGGCCTGTCGGTGCTGTTCGTCACCCACAACGTGCGCGAGGCCGTACGCCTGGCGCAGCGGGTGATCCTGCTGTCCTCGCGCCCGGGCCGTATCGCCCGCGAGTGGCGGGTCGGCATCCCCCAGCCGCGCCGTATCGAGGACGCACCCGTGGCCGAGCTGTCCCTGGAGATCACCGATGTACTGCGTGGGGAGATCCGCCGCCATGGCCAGCACTGA
- a CDS encoding sulfate adenylyltransferase subunit 1, producing MSTTTEISETTLLRFATAGSVDDGKSTLVGRLLHDSKSVLVDQLEAVERASASRGQDAPDLALLTDGLRAEREQGITIDVAYRYFATPRRRFILADTPGHVQYTRNMVTGASRAELTVILVDARNGVVEQTRRHAAIAALLRVPHVVLAVNKMDLVDYQESVFAAIAEEFTAYALELGVPEVTAIPISALAGDNVVEPSANMDWYGGPTVLEHLETVPVTHDLSHCHARLPVQYVIRPQTAEHPDYRGYAGQIAAGSFHVGEAVTVLPSGRASRIAGIDLLGEPVDVAWTTQSVTLLLEDDIDISRGDLIVPSKDAPATTQDIEATVCHVADAALTVGHRVLLKHGTRTVKAIVKDIPSRLTLDDLSLHPHPGQLVANDIGRVKIRTAEPLPVDSYADSRRTGSFILIDPSDGTTLTAGMVGESFASPEPVKDESEDDGWDF from the coding sequence ATGAGCACGACCACGGAAATCTCCGAGACCACCCTTCTGCGTTTCGCGACGGCGGGCTCCGTCGACGACGGCAAGTCCACTCTGGTGGGAAGGCTGTTGCACGACTCCAAGTCGGTCCTCGTCGACCAGCTGGAGGCCGTCGAGCGCGCCTCCGCGAGCCGCGGCCAGGACGCCCCCGACCTCGCGCTGCTCACCGACGGTCTGCGGGCCGAGCGCGAGCAGGGCATCACCATCGACGTGGCGTACCGTTACTTCGCCACGCCGAGGCGGCGGTTCATCCTCGCCGACACCCCCGGCCACGTGCAGTACACCCGCAACATGGTGACGGGTGCCTCCAGGGCCGAGCTGACGGTGATCCTGGTCGACGCCCGCAACGGCGTCGTGGAGCAGACCCGCCGCCACGCGGCGATCGCGGCCCTGCTGCGGGTCCCGCACGTGGTCCTCGCCGTCAACAAGATGGACCTCGTCGACTACCAGGAGTCCGTCTTCGCGGCGATCGCCGAGGAGTTCACGGCGTACGCCCTCGAACTGGGCGTGCCCGAGGTCACCGCGATCCCGATCTCCGCGCTCGCCGGTGACAACGTGGTGGAGCCGTCCGCGAACATGGACTGGTACGGCGGCCCGACGGTCCTGGAGCACCTGGAGACGGTCCCGGTCACCCACGACCTGAGCCACTGCCACGCCCGCCTCCCCGTGCAGTACGTGATCCGCCCGCAGACGGCCGAGCACCCCGACTACCGCGGCTACGCCGGGCAGATCGCCGCCGGTTCGTTCCACGTGGGCGAGGCGGTGACGGTCCTGCCGTCCGGCCGCGCCTCTCGGATCGCCGGCATCGACCTGCTCGGTGAGCCGGTCGACGTCGCCTGGACGACGCAGTCGGTGACGCTCCTGCTTGAGGACGACATCGACATCTCGCGCGGTGACCTGATCGTGCCCAGCAAGGACGCCCCGGCGACCACGCAGGACATCGAGGCGACCGTCTGCCATGTCGCCGACGCCGCGCTGACCGTCGGCCACCGTGTCCTGCTCAAGCACGGCACCCGCACGGTGAAGGCGATCGTCAAGGACATCCCGTCCCGGCTCACGCTCGACGACCTGTCCCTGCACCCGCACCCCGGGCAGCTCGTCGCCAACGACATCGGCCGCGTGAAGATCCGTACCGCGGAGCCGCTGCCGGTGGACTCCTACGCGGACTCCCGGCGCACGGGTTCGTTCATCCTGATCGACCCCAGCGACGGCACCACGCTCACCGCGGGCATGGTCGGCGAGTCGTTCGCGTCCCCGGAGCCCGTCAAGGACGAGTCCGAGGACGACGGCTGGGACTTCTGA
- the cysD gene encoding sulfate adenylyltransferase subunit CysD, producing MTTTVAETEGGTEAPYALSHLDALESEAVHIFREVAGEFERPVILFSGGKDSIVMLHLALKAFAPAAVPFSLLHVDTGHNFPEVLDYRDRAVAKHGLRLHVASVQDYIDRGVLKERPDGTRNPLQTLPLTEKIQAEKFDAVFGGGRRDEEKARAKERVFSLRDEFSQWDPRRQRPELWNLYNGRHAPGEHVRVFPLSNWTELDVWQYIAREGIELPEIYFAHEREVFARNGMWLTAGEWGGPKEGETVEKRLVRYRTVGDMSCTGAVDSDAVTLEQVITEIAASRLTERGATRADDKMSEAAMEDRKREGYF from the coding sequence ATGACGACGACCGTCGCCGAGACCGAGGGGGGCACGGAGGCTCCGTACGCCCTCTCGCACCTGGACGCGCTGGAGTCCGAGGCGGTGCACATCTTCCGCGAGGTGGCGGGCGAGTTCGAGCGGCCGGTGATCCTGTTCTCCGGCGGCAAGGACTCCATCGTCATGCTGCACCTGGCGCTGAAGGCCTTCGCCCCGGCCGCGGTGCCGTTCTCCCTGCTGCACGTGGACACCGGCCACAACTTCCCCGAGGTCCTCGACTACCGGGACCGGGCGGTGGCCAAGCACGGGCTGCGGCTGCACGTCGCCTCCGTACAGGACTACATCGACCGCGGCGTCCTCAAGGAGCGCCCGGACGGCACCCGCAACCCGCTGCAGACGCTGCCGCTGACGGAGAAGATCCAGGCGGAGAAGTTCGACGCGGTGTTCGGCGGCGGGCGGCGCGACGAGGAGAAGGCGCGGGCGAAGGAGCGGGTGTTCAGCCTGCGGGACGAGTTCTCGCAGTGGGACCCGCGCCGCCAGCGGCCCGAGTTGTGGAACCTGTACAACGGCCGGCACGCGCCCGGCGAGCACGTCCGCGTCTTCCCGCTGTCCAACTGGACCGAACTGGACGTGTGGCAGTACATCGCCCGCGAGGGCATCGAGTTGCCGGAGATCTACTTCGCGCACGAGCGCGAGGTGTTCGCCCGCAACGGCATGTGGCTGACGGCCGGCGAGTGGGGCGGCCCCAAGGAAGGCGAGACGGTCGAGAAGCGCCTCGTGCGCTACCGCACGGTCGGCGACATGTCCTGCACGGGCGCCGTCGACTCGGACGCCGTGACGCTGGAGCAGGTCATCACGGAGATCGCCGCCTCCCGGCTCACCGAGCGCGGCGCGACGCGTGCCGACGACAAGATGTCCGAGGCCGCAATGGAAGACCGTAAGCGCGAGGGGTACTTCTAA
- the cysC gene encoding adenylyl-sulfate kinase, whose product MTTGATVWLTGLPSAGKTTIAYELAGRLREEGHRVEVLDGDEIREFISAGLGFSREDRHTNVQRIGFLAELLARNGVKALVPVIAPYADSREAVRKRHQDGGAPYIEVHVATPVEVCSVRDVKGLYAKQAAGELTGLTGVDDPYEQPESPDLRIESQHQTVQESAAAVHALLTERGLA is encoded by the coding sequence GTGACGACCGGAGCCACCGTCTGGCTCACGGGTCTGCCGAGTGCCGGCAAGACCACCATCGCGTACGAGCTGGCCGGCCGGCTGCGCGAGGAGGGCCACCGCGTCGAGGTGCTCGACGGCGACGAGATCCGCGAGTTCATCTCGGCAGGCCTCGGCTTCAGCCGCGAGGACCGGCACACCAACGTGCAGCGCATCGGCTTCCTCGCCGAACTGCTCGCCCGCAACGGCGTCAAGGCGCTGGTCCCGGTCATCGCGCCGTACGCCGACAGCCGCGAGGCGGTGCGCAAGCGCCACCAGGACGGCGGGGCGCCGTACATCGAGGTGCACGTCGCGACCCCGGTCGAGGTGTGCTCCGTGCGTGACGTCAAGGGCCTGTACGCCAAGCAGGCGGCCGGCGAACTGACCGGGCTGACGGGTGTGGACGACCCCTACGAGCAGCCCGAGTCGCCCGACCTGCGCATCGAGTCGCAGCACCAGACCGTCCAGGAGTCCGCGGCCGCGGTCCACGCGCTGCTCACCGAGAGGGGACTGGCATGA
- a CDS encoding phosphoadenylyl-sulfate reductase: protein MTAVTEERTTDDLKALAEQAGRDLEDASALEILQWAVETFGKRFCVTSSMEDAVVAHLASRAMPGVDVVFLDTGYHFPETIGTRDAVEAVMNVNVITLTPRQTVAEQDAEYGPKLHDRDPDLCCKLRKVQPLERGLTDYLAWATGLRRDESPTRANTPVVGWDEKRQKVKISPIARWTQDDVDAYVAEHGVLTNPLLMDGYASVGCAPCTRRVLEGEDARAGRWAGRAKTECGLHA, encoded by the coding sequence ATGACCGCGGTGACGGAAGAACGGACGACCGACGACCTGAAGGCGCTCGCCGAGCAGGCCGGCCGAGACCTGGAGGACGCCTCCGCGCTGGAGATCCTCCAGTGGGCGGTGGAAACCTTCGGAAAGCGTTTCTGCGTGACCTCGTCGATGGAGGACGCGGTGGTCGCCCACCTCGCCTCCCGCGCGATGCCCGGCGTCGACGTGGTGTTCCTCGACACCGGTTACCACTTCCCGGAGACCATCGGCACCCGCGACGCGGTCGAGGCCGTGATGAACGTCAACGTCATCACGCTCACCCCGCGTCAGACGGTCGCCGAGCAGGACGCGGAGTACGGCCCGAAGCTGCACGACCGCGACCCCGACCTGTGCTGCAAGCTGCGCAAGGTGCAGCCGCTGGAGCGGGGCCTGACCGACTACCTCGCCTGGGCGACCGGCCTGCGCCGCGACGAGTCCCCGACCCGGGCGAACACCCCGGTCGTCGGCTGGGACGAGAAGCGCCAGAAGGTCAAGATCTCCCCGATCGCCCGCTGGACCCAGGACGACGTGGACGCCTATGTCGCCGAACACGGCGTCCTGACCAACCCGTTGCTGATGGACGGCTACGCCTCCGTCGGCTGCGCCCCCTGCACCCGCCGGGTGCTCGAGGGCGAGGACGCGCGCGCCGGCCGCTGGGCCGGGCGGGCCAAGACCGAGTGCGGGCTGCACGCATGA
- a CDS encoding nitrite/sulfite reductase — protein sequence MAASPQNPAAATSRRKVSRHRGEGQWAAGHFTPLNGNEQFKKDDDGLNVRTRIETIYSKRGFDSIDPSDLRGRMRWWGLYTQRKPGIDGGKTAILEPEELDDKYFMLRVRVDGGRLTTRQLRVIGEISEEFARGSADITDRQNIQLHWIRIEDVPEIWERLEAVGLSTTEACGDCPRVVIGSPVAGIAEDEIIDGSWAVEEIHDRYIGSKEFSNLPRKFKTAISGSPLLDVVHEINDVAFVGVEHPEHGPGFDLWVGGGLSTNPKLGVRLGAWVPLEEVPEVWAGVVGIFRDWGYRRLRNRARLKFLVADWGPEKFRQVLEDDYLSRKLVDGPAPADPAGRWRDHVGVHRQKDGRFYVGFAPRVGRVDGATLTKIAEVAEAHGSNRVRTTVEQKMIVLDVEEAQVQPLVEALEALDLTAKPSPFRRGTMACTGIEYCKLAIVETKQRGSALIDELERRIPDFDEPITINLNGCPNACARIQVADIGLKGQLVLNDRGEQVEGYQVHLGGALGLEAGFGRKVRGLKVTSEELPDYVERVLKRFQAERAEGERFAAWAARASEEALS from the coding sequence ATGGCCGCCTCCCCGCAGAACCCTGCCGCCGCGACTTCCCGCCGCAAGGTGAGCCGTCACCGTGGCGAGGGTCAGTGGGCCGCGGGGCACTTCACTCCGCTGAACGGCAACGAGCAGTTCAAGAAGGACGACGACGGTCTCAATGTGCGGACACGCATTGAGACGATCTACTCCAAGCGTGGCTTCGACTCGATCGACCCCAGCGATCTGCGCGGGCGTATGCGCTGGTGGGGCCTGTACACCCAGCGCAAGCCCGGGATCGACGGCGGCAAGACCGCCATCCTGGAGCCGGAGGAGCTGGACGACAAGTACTTCATGCTGCGGGTCCGCGTCGACGGCGGCCGCCTCACCACCCGGCAGCTGCGGGTGATCGGCGAGATCTCCGAGGAGTTCGCGCGCGGCAGCGCCGACATCACCGACCGGCAGAACATCCAGCTGCACTGGATCCGCATCGAGGACGTGCCGGAGATCTGGGAGCGGCTGGAGGCCGTCGGGCTGTCCACCACCGAGGCGTGCGGCGACTGCCCGCGTGTCGTGATCGGCTCGCCGGTCGCCGGGATCGCCGAGGACGAGATCATCGACGGTTCGTGGGCGGTCGAGGAGATCCACGACCGCTACATCGGCAGCAAGGAGTTCTCCAACCTGCCGCGCAAGTTCAAGACGGCGATCTCCGGCTCCCCGCTGCTGGACGTCGTGCACGAGATCAACGACGTGGCGTTCGTCGGCGTCGAACACCCCGAGCACGGACCCGGCTTCGACCTGTGGGTCGGCGGCGGCCTGTCCACCAACCCCAAGCTCGGCGTCCGGCTCGGCGCCTGGGTGCCGCTGGAGGAGGTCCCGGAGGTGTGGGCCGGCGTGGTCGGCATCTTCCGCGACTGGGGCTACCGGCGGCTGCGCAACCGCGCCCGCCTGAAGTTCCTCGTCGCCGACTGGGGCCCGGAGAAGTTCCGTCAGGTCCTGGAGGACGACTACCTGAGCCGCAAGCTGGTCGACGGCCCCGCGCCCGCCGATCCCGCGGGCCGCTGGCGCGACCACGTCGGTGTGCACCGGCAGAAGGACGGCCGTTTCTACGTCGGTTTCGCCCCGCGCGTCGGCCGCGTGGACGGCGCCACGCTGACGAAGATCGCCGAGGTGGCCGAGGCGCACGGCTCGAACCGGGTCCGGACCACCGTCGAGCAGAAGATGATCGTCCTCGATGTCGAGGAGGCGCAGGTCCAGCCGCTGGTGGAGGCCCTGGAGGCGCTCGACCTGACGGCCAAGCCGTCGCCGTTCCGGCGGGGCACCATGGCCTGCACCGGCATCGAGTACTGCAAGCTCGCCATCGTCGAGACCAAGCAGCGCGGTTCCGCGCTGATCGACGAACTGGAGCGCCGCATCCCGGACTTCGACGAGCCGATCACCATCAACCTCAACGGCTGCCCGAACGCCTGCGCCCGTATCCAGGTGGCGGACATCGGTCTCAAGGGCCAGCTGGTCCTCAACGACCGCGGCGAGCAGGTCGAGGGCTACCAGGTGCATCTCGGTGGCGCGCTCGGCCTGGAGGCCGGGTTCGGCCGCAAGGTGCGCGGTCTGAAGGTCACTTCCGAGGAGCTGCCCGACTACGTCGAGCGCGTCCTGAAGCGGTTCCAGGCGGAACGCGCGGAGGGCGAGCGGTTCGCGGCCTGGGCCGCGCGCGCCTCCGAGGAGGCCCTGTCGTGA
- a CDS encoding putative leader peptide: MSGTGIALVSRRHVDLGRMSSAICPAS; this comes from the coding sequence ATGTCTGGAACTGGAATTGCCTTGGTGAGTCGGCGGCACGTCGACCTCGGCCGCATGTCCAGCGCCATCTGTCCGGCGAGCTGA
- a CDS encoding GNAT family N-acetyltransferase — protein MTNIPVTTWSLEQTAPTDLLTAAAPEGDVRIVRSEVPSPEFSRFLYASVGGDIRWIDRLGWTYGRWEEHLGRAGVETWVAYDRGTPAGYVELEPQDDGVVEIVYFGLIPAFRGRRIGGHLLSYGAARAWDLADRWPGLARTKRVWLHTCSLDGRHAMDNYLRRGFRLFDTKVEEQTEVAAPGPWPGAYRV, from the coding sequence ATGACGAACATCCCCGTGACCACCTGGTCCCTGGAGCAGACCGCCCCGACCGACCTCCTGACGGCCGCCGCGCCGGAGGGAGACGTGCGGATCGTGCGCTCCGAGGTCCCCTCCCCCGAGTTCAGTCGCTTCCTGTACGCGTCGGTCGGCGGCGACATCCGCTGGATCGACCGGCTCGGCTGGACGTACGGCCGATGGGAGGAGCACCTCGGGCGGGCCGGTGTGGAGACGTGGGTGGCCTACGACCGCGGCACGCCCGCCGGGTACGTGGAGCTGGAGCCGCAGGACGACGGGGTCGTGGAGATCGTCTACTTCGGCCTGATCCCCGCCTTCCGGGGCCGCCGGATCGGCGGGCACCTGCTGTCGTACGGCGCCGCCCGCGCCTGGGACCTCGCGGACCGCTGGCCGGGGCTGGCCCGCACGAAGCGGGTCTGGCTGCACACCTGCAGCCTGGACGGGCGGCACGCCATGGACAACTACCTGCGCAGGGGCTTCAGGCTCTTCGACACCAAGGTCGAGGAGCAGACCGAGGTGGCCGCTCCCGGGCCGTGGCCCGGCGCCTACCGCGTCTGA
- a CDS encoding GAF domain-containing protein, with translation MALTPTDVTQLAVVDTARAARVLSDVRSAALSGQRAPVAPRPVIEQSWGRMLRSGVDPDHDFRTGLLSQEEVRRRREASELRHVLPVLREGLLSVADTAHHIMVIADPDGRVLWREGSSPVLRKADGTGFELGADWRESVIGTNGIGTPVVARRPVQVFASEHFVRSQTSWTCTGAPITDPRDGRLLGVVDVSGPLETMHPATLAWVDSVAKLAESKLRELHLGSLERLRSVAAPVLARVGGRALAVDRDGWTAAVTGMPYTSRTFLPKSLSTGRRWLPPFGLCTVEPLAGGWLIRVSDEPVPRTATGVVLDLTRPRRWTVTVSGSAGSWSHELSPRHAELLYLLALHRDGRSAAGLAEDVFGDPARTVTVRAEMSRVRRYLGGLLEHRPYRFAEGADVEVLLPANPRDLLPHSTAPAVIGQRTPDDTPGMCPSAPSE, from the coding sequence GTGGCACTCACGCCGACGGACGTGACGCAACTCGCGGTGGTGGACACGGCTCGCGCGGCACGGGTACTCAGCGACGTCCGCTCCGCCGCGCTCTCCGGGCAGCGCGCGCCGGTCGCACCCCGCCCGGTCATCGAGCAGTCCTGGGGACGCATGCTGCGCAGCGGCGTCGACCCCGACCACGACTTCCGCACCGGGCTGCTGTCCCAGGAGGAGGTGCGGCGCCGCCGGGAGGCCTCGGAGCTCAGACATGTGCTGCCGGTGCTGCGCGAGGGCCTGCTGTCGGTCGCGGACACCGCCCACCACATCATGGTGATCGCCGACCCCGACGGCCGGGTGCTGTGGCGGGAGGGCAGTTCGCCGGTGCTGCGCAAGGCCGACGGGACCGGCTTTGAACTCGGCGCCGACTGGCGGGAGAGCGTCATCGGCACCAACGGCATCGGCACCCCGGTGGTGGCCCGCCGGCCCGTGCAGGTCTTCGCCTCCGAGCACTTCGTGCGCTCGCAGACGTCCTGGACCTGCACCGGCGCGCCCATCACGGACCCGCGCGACGGCCGGCTGCTCGGTGTCGTGGACGTCAGCGGGCCGCTGGAGACGATGCATCCGGCCACCCTCGCCTGGGTCGACTCGGTGGCCAAGCTCGCCGAGTCGAAGCTGCGCGAACTGCATCTGGGCTCACTGGAACGGCTGCGCTCGGTGGCGGCCCCGGTGCTGGCCCGGGTGGGCGGCCGGGCCCTGGCGGTGGACCGGGACGGCTGGACGGCGGCGGTGACGGGGATGCCGTACACGAGCCGGACCTTCCTGCCCAAATCCCTCTCGACGGGCCGTCGGTGGCTGCCGCCGTTCGGGCTGTGCACGGTGGAGCCGCTGGCCGGGGGCTGGTTGATCCGGGTCTCGGACGAGCCGGTGCCGCGGACGGCCACCGGGGTGGTGCTGGATCTGACGCGGCCGCGCCGCTGGACGGTGACGGTGTCCGGCAGTGCGGGTTCATGGAGTCACGAACTGAGTCCGCGGCACGCCGAGTTGCTGTATCTGCTGGCCCTGCACCGCGACGGCCGGAGCGCGGCGGGCCTGGCCGAGGACGTGTTCGGGGACCCGGCCCGTACGGTGACGGTCCGGGCCGAGATGTCGCGGGTACGGCGTTACCTGGGCGGGCTGCTGGAGCACCGCCCCTACCGCTTCGCCGAGGGCGCCGACGTGGAGGTGCTGTTGCCGGCCAACCCGCGGGACCTGTTGCCGCACTCGACGGCACCGGCGGTGATCGGGCAGCGCACGCCGGACGACACGCCGGGAATGTGTCCTTCCGCTCCCTCCGAGTGA
- a CDS encoding acyl-CoA dehydrogenase family protein, whose product MAGTTHTVSNQPPPLTGYDVYRADRVLSEAVDRHVSPDLQDEIHAELSALGRASGSAQVQEWGAQANENPPRLRTHDRHGHRVDEVEFHPAWHRVLGKGVAAGLTAAWARPAGHVRRAAAFLVWTQVEAGNLCPLSMTHAAVPALRTDPDLAAVWEPRLTSMIYDRELRPARLKAGALFGMGMTEKQGGSDVRANTTAATPLAEDGTYALTGHKWFCSAPMSDGFLVLAQAPEGLTCFLVPRVLDDGSRNVFLLQRLKDKLGNRSNASAEVEFDGTWARRVGEEGRGVRTIIDMVAATRLDCVLGSAGLMRQAVAQAVHHCTYREAFDGKLVDKPLMRNVLADLALESEAATTLALRLAAACDDGGEQERALLRLAVPAAKYWVTKRCAPLVVEAAECLGGNGYVEESGLPRLARESPLNSIWEGAGNVQALDVLRALRREPTALNAYLQEVGRARGADHRLDQAIKNLLTDLADLDGIEARARRLTERLALVLQGSLLVRFAPPEVADAFCASRLGGDAGAAFGTLPHTLNLKPVVNRARPTD is encoded by the coding sequence ATGGCAGGCACCACGCACACCGTGTCCAACCAGCCCCCTCCCCTGACCGGCTACGACGTCTACCGCGCCGACCGCGTCCTCAGCGAGGCCGTCGACCGGCATGTCTCCCCCGACCTTCAGGACGAGATCCACGCCGAGCTGTCCGCGCTCGGCCGGGCCTCCGGGTCGGCCCAGGTGCAGGAGTGGGGTGCGCAGGCCAACGAGAACCCGCCCCGGCTGCGCACCCACGACCGGCACGGCCACCGTGTCGACGAGGTCGAGTTCCACCCGGCCTGGCACCGCGTGCTCGGCAAGGGCGTCGCGGCCGGGCTGACGGCGGCCTGGGCCCGTCCCGCGGGCCATGTGCGCAGAGCGGCCGCGTTCCTGGTGTGGACGCAGGTCGAGGCCGGCAACCTCTGTCCGCTGTCCATGACCCACGCCGCCGTCCCCGCGCTGCGCACCGACCCGGACCTCGCCGCCGTCTGGGAACCCAGACTCACGTCCATGATCTACGACCGCGAGCTGCGGCCCGCCCGTCTCAAGGCCGGTGCCCTGTTCGGGATGGGCATGACGGAGAAGCAGGGCGGCAGTGACGTACGCGCCAACACGACGGCCGCGACGCCGCTCGCCGAGGACGGGACGTACGCGCTCACCGGGCACAAGTGGTTCTGTTCGGCGCCCATGTCCGACGGCTTCCTGGTCCTCGCCCAGGCACCGGAGGGGCTCACCTGCTTCCTCGTGCCCCGCGTCCTGGATGACGGCTCCCGCAACGTCTTCCTCCTGCAGCGCCTCAAGGACAAGCTCGGCAACCGCTCGAACGCCTCCGCCGAGGTCGAGTTCGACGGGACCTGGGCGCGGCGGGTCGGTGAGGAGGGACGCGGGGTACGCACCATCATCGACATGGTGGCCGCGACCCGGCTGGACTGCGTGCTCGGTTCGGCCGGTCTGATGCGGCAGGCGGTGGCGCAGGCGGTCCACCACTGCACGTACCGCGAGGCCTTCGACGGCAAACTCGTCGACAAGCCGCTGATGCGCAACGTGCTCGCCGACCTCGCCCTGGAGTCCGAGGCGGCGACCACCCTCGCGCTGCGCCTCGCGGCCGCCTGCGACGACGGCGGCGAGCAGGAGCGGGCACTGCTGCGCCTCGCGGTGCCGGCCGCCAAGTACTGGGTGACCAAGCGGTGCGCGCCGCTCGTCGTCGAGGCCGCGGAGTGCCTGGGCGGCAACGGCTACGTCGAGGAGTCGGGGCTGCCCCGGCTGGCGCGCGAGTCGCCGCTGAACTCGATCTGGGAGGGCGCCGGGAACGTGCAGGCCCTGGACGTGCTGCGCGCCCTGCGCCGGGAGCCGACGGCGCTGAACGCCTACCTCCAGGAGGTGGGCCGGGCCCGGGGCGCCGACCACCGCCTCGACCAGGCGATCAAGAACCTGCTGACCGACCTGGCCGACCTGGACGGCATCGAGGCCCGCGCCCGGCGCCTGACGGAACGGCTCGCCCTGGTCCTGCAGGGTTCGCTCCTGGTGCGGTTCGCACCCCCAGAGGTGGCCGACGCCTTCTGCGCCTCCCGCCTGGGCGGCGACGCCGGCGCGGCCTTCGGCACCCTGCCCCACACCCTGAACCTGAAGCCGGTGGTGAATCGGGCCCGGCCTACCGACTGA